Sequence from the Carassius gibelio isolate Cgi1373 ecotype wild population from Czech Republic chromosome A7, carGib1.2-hapl.c, whole genome shotgun sequence genome:
CTCTGTTCACAGTCCACAGGTTTCCAAACCATACTAGTGCGGTTCAGAACTGCACAGCGCTGATTCATGGCAGGACACTGCAGCTCTTCACCTGAAGACCAGACCTTATATTCAAAATCTTCCCCATTTGCCCAAAACCAGTGCCCAGCGATAAAGCGCAGACCAATCCACAGGTCATCAGTCAGGGCTGCACTGCTCTTAACTCTTGCTTCTTTCATGAGCTCATCTGAGTTCAGTGTGGCCAGATCTTTGTAGTTTTGTCTGCAGTATAGCAGGGCTTCTTCCCATGTGCTCTCCTGCTGCACCACAGTCAGGTCCAGGACATCCATACAATAAAATGGCATAAGCCAATCACAATCAACATCATGCACTTTAGAAGAGGACTTTTTGACAGCACAACAATATTCACCATTATAATTTGGTTGTTGATTGTCCCACTGGATATCAGTCGCAACCTCACCTCCGGTCCATGTCCACCACCAAAAAGACAGCAGATTATGTCCCCTGAGTCCAATCCAGTACAAATCCTCAGTGATCTGCCGATTATCCGAGAGTGGTTGCAGTTCATCCTTGCTTATGGTGGATAGATCATAATAGTAATTCTGGCAGTACAACCGTGCATCTGACCACGTCATACTTTTATTCACATAATAGTGTTTTCTGTTGAGGCTGGTGTTCAGTCCGAAGAGactcaaaaacagaaaaacagtgacTGTAGCTTTGGTTGCCATATTGCCAGTGTATCCAGAGTTTTAACATCAGTAGGAATGCCCAAAGTGAGGATCACAAGTCCAACTTTGTGGGGATTTCTTACTTATTGACCAGTTAGACAGCGTTGACCAATCAAAGTTGTGTCTTTATTTGTAAGACTCCTCCTCATGgcactttttttttcctgtgttgcTTTTCAATGGACTCCtcaaagttttttctttttaagcttTGCATGAAGATAATGTGAACTGACATAGAATAATGCACAAAATCTTTCATGAACAATATGTCCACCTACACTTTAAGGCAAATCAAATGTTTTCGTAtgctcaaaaacaaaacagtgaCAATTTCACAATCAATTACTATCAGTcacagtaaattattattattgcagcagACTGATCAACTATTTATCTGTTCTGGCCCACTGTAGATATTAGCTATATAATGATCAGTGTGCCTAAAAATAGAGGCAGACTTCTTCACGTTTTTAGTGTGTTATTTAAACTGAAGAAgagtccttttaaaaaaaaaaaaaaaaaaaaaagacctgtcATGCAAATCAGAGGATGCAAATATTGTTTAACTTTCAAACCAAATGaagggaaaaaagaagaaaattcaaATTGACCTCAGAAACGGGTAAAGTGCTTCAactgaaaacatttactgcaTAATGTggattaatgtatttaatatgaaaaatgaatatacattttgagatttgtaaaggattgtcacagtgtctggtctgtgtatccctgggtgtccactagtggtctcacttccctatagagtcaccccactgcaggcactacatttcccacaagtcTTTGTccgattcatcactgttaattgcacacctgttaattgcactcagctgttcacactttcattgttttcacctgtccatatataccCTCTCTGTTTCTATCAGTTTTATGTCAACTTCCTTTCTTGTGTTCCCTAGTGTTTTTCGTGGTTCTTGTTTTTTTGGACTGCCCTCCTGAAATTGACTTTTTGCcttttgtgacgagtggggcggggccgagagatgtgggaacgagcgaggccggtagagtgattggTCTCGATTGgtcaccgccggtctcgagtcccacagaggagatggaaagatataaaactggagcgacgatgagagaggaccaggcctgggccattattttatgttttgctttttatttatgtgcaccagtcgtccgtgaggggctggtgcgctgttttgtgtttatttgtgattattaaagtttcattttgattgtgcgccggttcccgcctccttcttccggatgaatatggagattttattattacacctTTTGATTATGATTTTTGGATTCCTCTATTAAAACACTGCAACTGgatctctgtttgtgtgtgcgtttgttACTAGGATACAGTCAGCATTGTTattaaatttgaatgtttttcaaGAACTTTTAAGAATATCTTTCAGATAAAGACCATTTTGTGTTAATCAGAAAAGAGTATGATCTCATTAAGTTATCTCTACATGATTCAGTCATGTTAACTTTACTCCAGTGTTAATGTTTTaggttgttaaagggggggtgaaatgctatttcatgcatactgagtttttttacactgttaaagagttggattcccatgctaaacatggacaaagtttcaaaaattaagttgtatgtttgaaggagtatttctgttccaaaaatactccttccggtttgtcacaagtttcagaaagtttttttcgagtatggctctgtgtgacaagTATAGGTATCTGCAGGAAAGTGGAGAGTTACGAGATcgaggtgtttttacaccatgatacctgctTAGTTGAtttaatagtgacgttaggtttaggggtggggttgagtaagggggatcatttagattgcatgattcagaaacacccagcagtttcaaaacacccacatggtgataaacgcccacttttgctctgcagagacctaagtctcctgtgtgacgttagatggagcggaatttccttatatgggtcctgagggcacgtctgccggaagagcacgctctcgtatagcacagcactgagagcacaacagacttcactgatcagagtgagagcgtcgcgaaatgtcacaaaagacgtgtgtttttggttgccagggcaagacaaccctgcacagattaccaaaagagaaacagcattaagggaccagtggatggagtttatttttacagagcattaacggagttgtgcaagtgtttgtgtttgttccctgtatttcgaagatgcttTGAGGCCgtttgacgccgggtttgcacatcgtttatttcttaaggataatgcagtcccaacgaaaaagggtcacgatcgtgtgttggaaccgcatgcggtaagtaaaactgcttcaaatatctctgtgttgttaacttagctataggtgcgtaagcacatcaagtaaacaacatgcgatgttgtcatcaaactgcactttccacatgtaacgttacagcttaaaaaaaaaaaaaaaaaaaagacgacaaagtggaacttagtcattttccaaaaccgctaagcaaatatatacagtttcagtacataccacatagagacattgttgctgatgctgctcttgttaaatttcagccactggatctgattctggatcagaaatatacgctgaatctgactgtaagccatggtttgttttggttggttttgtcctcaaggtgtcacagcttccagacgcactcgcaaaagcctactggcgctcgtgattctttagctccgcccacacgtcacgcctccagcagcCTGTCGTAtttttccggggaaaatcggtacagactatctttctcttatgaatataataaaactaaagactttttggagttatgaaggatgcagtactactctataggtactcaagattaacaggatattgagtgaaaacgagcatttcaccccccctttaatgttccatttttatcagtaaaggaaataGCTTCATTTagatataaatactttttacCAGAGATCTGAAAAAAACTTTATACGgtgcattaaaatataaaatacagtgaTCAGCAGGGGTGTCCATTCCTAATCCTGGATGGCCAACATGCTGCAAAGTTCAGATCCAGCCTAAGATATTCGCCTGGAAGTTTCTGGTGATCCTGAAGGCcatgattagctggttcagatgTTTAATTGGGGTAGGAAATGAACCCTGAAgaactgtggccctccaggatcaagaCTGGACATCCCTGGAAGTGAAAGTGCTTATGTACTGTGTACAAacacataaatattttacaaaactaTTTGAAGGTTAGACACATCAAAAGCATctctgttaataaaaccacaaataacatacagtatattacatcTCACATTTCTGCAAAAACATTCAACTTAATTTCTCTACAAACAAATTGTTACATACAGAAGTTGTTTTACTTAAAATGCATAAACTATAccacaaattctgtcatcatttactttctCAACAAAAAGTTTTcctgtgtattttttattaactaatgataGTCACTAGGCACCAAAACTGTTGGTTAACACAGAATAAAGTTGTTCAGGTTTagaacaatcatttatttgtgagatataatccctttaataaaaaaacttaattctCTCTCTTCTGTACACTGAAAACAATTCGTAAAACCGCAGTATGTGACAGTAATTCAATTTTAAAGAGCTCACCCCagccaaaaacaaataaattaaagccTACTTGTCTAAAAAGTTACTATTGGATTATTTAAATTTCATCCTACATCTTATGAAAAACAGGGAATGCAAAATATTGGCTCTGGGGTAGGATGAGAAATGCCTTGAAGTAAAAGTTGAAATGTGCATTAAACCAGAAGCAGTAAAATTTAAAGGTCTGAGGGATAATAACTGATCATTATTAATTTGACTGTGGCTTTGTCCTTTATTTCATCCATGAAAGTCAAGTTCATAAACTGCTTATCAAAGAGGGCATCCATGAACTGAAGTCATTGACTTTTCATCCATTTCTTCCAGTTCTGTGTCTGTTTCATGGAAGGGATCTGCAAAACCTAAAATTATTTTGAAGacctaaaaagtaattttaaataggCAGATACATCCAGttgattaaactttttttttttttcaattttgatGTTCTTGACAATAGCACtttatgggggaaaaaatatttGTTGCACAGCTGTATTGGCAGTAAGTAACTGATATTTAATAACCATAAAATGTTAAGTTTTAAAacctttttggtaacactttagaataaggttccattagttaatgttagttaactacttttgttaacatgaactaagcaagaacaatccttctacagcatttataagtcttagttcatgttaattccaacatttactaatgcattatttaaatcaaaagttgtgcttgttaacattagttaatgcactgtgaaataccatgaactaacaatgaataactgtattttcattaactaacattaacgaagatgaataaatacagtaataaatgtattattcattgtttgttcatgttaattaatacattaactaacattaactaatggaaccttattctaaagtgttaccacctTTTTTtcctaatatatatttaaaggtacactttgtaagatatttgcagtaaaatttccaaaaaccactaggctagtgttatatatttgtgCAGATGATTACTTACAacatctctaatgttttcaactacttgtaaatcatgagaaaattcccattctaaacagcgACACGGGggagtgcagtcgcctgtcaatgatgttagttaccctttgacaacagtgtcgtggacaaatgcggaagtagctttgcgacaaacttcaactggaaagagatgccgatctcgcttgtgttttactcgacaggtgaattgttttgattcgtatctttacagaaaacgtatgctattataaagatcaacaagattagtattatgagGCATACAcaccaaacgcggggcatcgcatctgatccatagtctgatcgcgtctttgcattgactttgtatgtaatctacttgcgcaaattgttgaactcgtgttaaatccatgatttatctttccgtctcattgatggccgtcagtggttggtagaagacaacaaatcccatcattccacgctccttcttagccttagcgtcatcaaaccacgcgattgttattgttttggtagtgcgacCTCTAGTGgaaggtcctacaacctgtacctttaagtctCTATTTCTTATCTTTAGCATTTGGGATGACATTTCAAGGGATAGTATCTCATCATCTCACCCTCAAGTGGACGCAGATATAAATAAACATCATGCACAgaacatgtttcttttttttattcacagttaacacaaactgagaaaaaaatcCATCTCTGTGAGTCCATTTAATGCAAGATGGTCCCTCAAAGTTGTCCCACAAACCACAAAGTCACAATGTCTCAAGAAAAATTACACATTACACACAATTACACAAGTCTCATGCTAATTGTTAGTGACAGAGATTGTGTCAAAACATGTGGCAATCACAAATAAGCTGTTAATTATCTACATAAAactagcacataaaaaaaaaaaaaacatcttagcaGTGGAGCAGTGGTTTTTATTTAAAGAGCCAAAGAGATATTTCACCAGAAGGTGAGCTTAAAAGGTCTCTCATTTAAATGTCTAGATTCACTTTGACTACCACAATATATGGTgctaaataacattaaaagtggTTCATTGGCTTGTAATCATAAGGGAACCACTTTAAGTGCTATATAAACAGCtttctttaaaggtgctgtagagAATCTTTGTCAGATGTTGCTATATAGAACTGTAAGGTGAATTCTATTCTCCTCTTTAGATTTTAGACATGTTATTCCACTCTCATGTTTGCTATGAATGGGAATTTACTACAATGGCAAAAACACTGTAAGGTGTTTACGGTCTACTCAGATTCAATTATCTATGTTaaactaagctaaaagtgctaccaccagacccggagatcagctGAAGGATTTCGAAAATCTAGGGGAATCTAGTGGAGTGGGAAAATgaggagtgttcctttaacagtGCTTCTCAgtgccagtgttgccaagtctgtggtttttattgggctactttaacaggTTTCCctaggttgtttttcatgtccaagGGTTGGAACGAAagcaataatgtgatatttaaccCCTGGAATGAGATTTCTAACAGTGGAACCCCCTTGACACGTGTTTTGCCTAATTTGGGGCTGGTTTTGAGTAGCGATTGGGCAAATTTTGTTATGAAAACCTGTCAACACTTTATGCCTCTTGTGCAATCCAAAGGCAGTGTTTTGCCAGTGTTGGCGTTTCCTGGCAAACTTTATCACTTAAATAAGGGTCTGTGAAACACTTCATGGTTTTGGGTTAGTGTTTTTTCATGCTGTTACGTCGGTTGTTCCCTGCTATTTTTTAGGCAGATTTTGTGATACAATTGACCTACCGGTAAGCCCCTGCACTCAATcgcagatgagccaatggcagtaGAGTATCAGAACTTGGACATCTGTAGGTTTCAGCACCATAAAGAAACACTGGAAGATACAAAGCTTGCAACGTTTTATGGTATTTATGCTTTGAAACTGGAAAAACAATGTACCTGGCATACTTGTAACAGTGATTCCAGTGATCTCGAGAGGATAAAcaatggaatttattttattccatttcctAAACGTTATGAAGCGAGGAGAATACTTTTTtgtatgcgaataaaacaaaaataatgacttttttcaacaattcctttgccatcagtctcctctgtgtctctgcaCATCACTCTTACACACATCGGCTTACAGCGGGACCATGCTACTGAGGACACTCAACGTATTCGACCTCTTCAATggcaatttatccagaatcgtgcaccCCTGTGTTGCACACAAAAAGCTCTTAATCAAGTCCAGTCTTTATGTAGTCTGCTGATTTTTGTTAATGGTGTTCAGCTGCAACTGAGACAGTTCACCTTCCTGGATTGAGCTATCAGGTGCTCCGTCGAGGGATCTTCAGCAACCAGGACTTCACCTGGATTTGGTGTAGAGGATATATCGGCAGCAGTTTGGTAAAGCAGAAGTGGATCTGTTAGGAACAGAAGCAAACACTCACTGTCACTTGTGGTTTACATGAACAGAGATATCCAGGCCGTTGTGGCTGTAATCGCTTTCTCACGAGTGCCAAAACTGTCTGCTTTATGTGTTCCCTCCCCTTCCTCTTCTGTGGGACACATTACACAGTATATCTCTGTGCAACCACAGAGTGTTACTTGTAGCACCTCGAAGGCTAGCCAGGCCTTGGTTGCCAATGCTTCTGTCATTGCTGGTGGGCAGGTCATGATAATTTGGGTTTGGTCTCTGGGTCTGACTCTATCTTAATAGATTGTGAGGCACTTTGCCATTTGTTCTTGATTTTGTCTGTCGCTATATTAATGTTTTCAGATAGCTGACCTGAAATGGGTATCTTTAAAAACGGCTTTCTGTTGACAATTGCTTCTGCTAAACATGTAAGTGAGTCACATGCTTTGTCCGTTAATGTGTTATGCATGGTTGCCGGATGATTCTGGTGCTGTGCTATGACTAAATACATTTTGCTTAGgctatattacaaaatataattatgttCTCGGCTCAAACATAAATGAATTTGTTGATTGTAAGTgtattgttttagtatttttgttggAGCAGCTTTCCCTTGTTTCAGTTCATATTGTCAGTGTATGCAGTGTTGACATAGCTTCACACCACATTTATGTCATAACGCTGATTTGTTACCTCATACCAATAATAAAGAAATGGCCCTGACCATCTCTCTGAGCCTTCCTCTTATTATTTGTGT
This genomic interval carries:
- the LOC128017263 gene encoding putative C-type lectin domain family 20 member A, whose protein sequence is MATKATVTVFLFLSLFGLNTSLNRKHYYVNKSMTWSDARLYCQNYYYDLSTISKDELQPLSDNRQITEDLYWIGLRGHNLLSFWWWTWTGGEVATDIQWDNQQPNYNGEYCCAVKKSSSKVHDVDCDWLMPFYCMDVLDLTVVQQESTWEEALLYCRQNYKDLATLNSDELMKEARVKSSAALTDDLWIGLRFIAGHWFWANGEDFEYKVWSSGEELQCPAMNQRCAVLNRTSMVWKPVDCEQRFSFLCANKP